A single genomic interval of Dysidea avara chromosome 8, odDysAvar1.4, whole genome shotgun sequence harbors:
- the LOC136263354 gene encoding uncharacterized protein, producing the protein MARTKQTARKSSGGKAPRKLLATKSAQSFRSYMTSQQSASYTTTSSSSSGSANKTSYINYENMFYSYFFNTGLLSKKRFEAQFSTGASKNPVTGQEEQWLGMSINSMFDGTGMKKHGRSPLNVVIVLDVSGSMGASFDSSGGYSISNSKLQVAKQCLSSLVDQLKPNDSFGVVRFNHEATVHHKLTKWKNVKKPTLQKSITSLMASGSTCLSAAIETATDMFTDNVIEEKGTTNRIIFLTDLCSTMDSVNDEKKLLSAIKANAQRGIFTSVVGVGMDLNVRLVEDISKTRGAKYLSVDNSDEFKKIMNQEFDYDVTVLAFNIRVSLLTKEYELLKGYGSPEVNTLKAGKPVVISSEFPSWQDDKGQSKGGVLLFKFGKQKKAKTAPKKLKMEVKYEDLEGVEHCDIVDVPIANNLKDASVRKAALLVHYVDLHNDYVLDARKSKMKFLELFQTFRTHFMSELEDMKDKSLATFNKGDLELIDKIIELESNPNPPDSPTTMPSSSSGFGFPQLTPRPPFFSSLAAAPMGFPLVPAARQVAGARRPNARKGSAKKHTVKRLNTQKAKSTTKKTVKWQKSPTAKKSTASTSSKSPQAASSRKRPAPSDSPTSDTKKPKKAPTRASVKSTTKKAAKSVAKPKPKAAPKKSKLAATNVQARKAKSHSNVGAQKTKQVVTRRCSSRVRQHRT; encoded by the exons ATGGCGAGGACGAAGCAAACAGCTCGCAAGTCGAGTGGAGGGAAGGCGCCCCGTAAGCTGTTAGCTACCAAGTCAGCTCAAAGTTTCCGATCATACATGACCAGCCAGCAGAGTGCATCTTATACTACCACGTCCAGCAGCAGCTCTGGTAGTGCTAACAAGACTTCGTATATT AACTACGAGAACATGTTTTATTCTTACTTCTTCAACACTGGTCTGCTAAGCAAGAAGAGGTTTGAGGCTCAGTTTTCTACAGGAGCTAGTAAGAATCCTGTCACAGGCCAAGAGGAGCAATGGCTGGGAATGAGCATCAATTCCATGTTTGACGGTACAGGGATGAAGAAACATGGAAGATCACCCTTGAATGTTGTTATTG TGTTGGATGTGTCTGGATCAATGGGAGCATCATTTGATAGTTCAGGTGGCTACTCTATCAGTAACTCCAAGTTACAAGTTGCTAAACAGTGTTTGTCATCTCTTGTTGATCAGCTAAAACCAAA TGACAGTTTTGGTGTGGTCAGGTTTAACCATGAAGCAACAGTACACCACAAGCTGACCAAATGGAAGAAT GTCAAGAAGCCAACACTACAGAAGAGCATTACCTCATTGATGGCCAGTGGGAGTACTTGTTTATCTGCTGCCATAGAAACAGCCACTGACATGTTTACCGATAATGTCATAGAAGAGAAGGGTACAACCAATCGGATCATCTTCCTCACAGATCTCTGCTCCACTATGGATTCCGTGAATGATGAGAAAAAGCTGTTAAGCGCAATTAAGGCTAATGCTCAAAGAGGCATATTTACAAGTGTGGTTGGTGTAGGAATG GATCTGAATGTGAGGCTGGTAGAGGATATCAGTAAGACAAGAGGGGCTAAGTATCTCAGTGTGGACAATTCTGACGAGTTCAAGAAGATTATGAACCAG GAGTTTGACTATGATGTGACTGTGCTGGCATTTAATATCAGAGTAAGTCTGCTAACAAAAGAGTACGAGCTCCTGAAAGGATACGG ATCACCTGAAGTCAACACCTTAAAGGCAGGGAAGCCAGTGGTGATATCATCTGAGTTTCCATCATGGCAGGATGATAAGGGTCAGAGCAAAGGTGGGGTACTCCTCTTCAAGTTTGGGAAACAAAAGAAGGCAAAAACTGCCCCGAAGAAACTTAAG ATGGAAGTGAAGTATGAAGATCTGGAAGGGGTCGAACACTGTGACATTGTGGATGTTCCAATAGCAAATAACTTGAAG GACGCCAGCGTACGAAAGGCAGCACTGTTAGTCCACTATGTGGATCTTCACAATGACTATGTGCTGGATGCAAggaaaagcaaaatgaagtttCTGGAATTATTTCAAACTTTCCG GACCCACTTTATGTCAGAACTAGAAGACATGAAAGACAAAAGCCTGGCTACATTCAATAAG ggtgatttgGAATTGATTGACAAAATCATTGAATTGGAAAGTAACCCGAATCCTCCAGACAGTCCTACCACAATGCCTAGCAGCAGCAGTGGCTTTGGGTTTCCACAGTTAACTCCTCGTCCCCCTTTTTTCTCATCCTTAGCTGCTGCTCCTATGGGTTTTCCTCTAGTACCTGCAGCTAGACAGGTTGCTGGTGCTCGGCGTCCAAATGCTAGAAAAGGTTCAGCTAAGAAGCATACTGTTAAAAGACTCAATACCCAGAAGGCTAAAAGTACAACCAAGAAGACTGTTAAGTGGCAGAAATCACCAACAGCTAAGAAATCAACTGCAAGTACCTCCAGCAAAAGCCCACAAGCTGCAAGTTCTAGAAAGCGACCTGCTCCATCTGATTCACCAACATctgatacaaagaaaccaaagAAAGCCCCGACTCGTGCTAGTGTCAAGAGTACAACGAAAAAAGCTGCAAAGTCAGTAGCAAAGCCAAAACCAAAAGCAGCTCCCAAGAAATCAAAATTAGCTGCTACCAATGTCCAGGCAAGAAAGGCTAAATCACACAGCAATGTCGGAGCACAGAAGACAAAGCAGGTTGTGACACGGCGATGTTCCAGTAGAGTCCGCCAGCACCGAACCTAA
- the LOC136263356 gene encoding uncharacterized protein — protein MILCKAGSSFGLFTIHRRSHLKMMSKKINNITRESQITNSHHDDHTDLNNVDYCSSSRIQSETSVERISNDLNSLQPQCEAAKDGHCRGEIKKYCHLHFNCLSAGETYHRFCTYHYEHATFCPIHPTFNKIT, from the exons ATGATATTGTGTAAAGCTGGTAGCTCCTTTGGGCTGTTTACAAT ACACAGAAGGTCACATTTGAAAATGATGTCAAAGAAGATCAACAATATTACG CGAGAGAGCCAGATTACCAATTCACACCATGATGATCATACAGATCTTAACAAT GTTGACTACTGCTCTTCTAGTCGCATTCAAAGTGAAACTTCAGTTGAAAGAATTTCTAATGACTTGAATTCTCTA CAACCACAGTGCGAAGCTGCAAAAGACGGACATTGCAGGGGAGAAATAAAGAAGTACTGTCACCTTCATTTTAACTGCTTATCAGCTGGAGAAACATATCACCGTTTTTGTACATATCACTATGAACATGCTACATTCTGTCCAATACACCCAACTTTCAACAAAATTACATGA